In the genome of Excalfactoria chinensis isolate bCotChi1 chromosome 20, bCotChi1.hap2, whole genome shotgun sequence, the window GTGTAGGAGTGAGTGTGAACGCAAACCGACCTCTGTGTGATCTGCCTCCTCTTCCACGGGCCTGGGCAGGAGGTGAGTTCTGCGACCCGGCACTGCGTAATGGCAGGACTTCACCCTGCTCTGGGGGTGCGTTTAGAGGACGCTCCTTTCTGTGGACAGGCGGCGCTGGCGAATAGCTGACATCAGGTTGCTTAGAAGTCTCCTCTTAACGGTGATTTTTGTGACTTTGTTTTGCATGATTGGATCGCGTGTGTTTGGGGGAAACCATTTGCTCTGTGTCCTGGCCCTCTGTTCATCTCCAAGGTGCTGTTTTAAGATGATGATTCTCCCTTTTCTCAGCCCAGAAATGGAGCGTGGACTGTAAAAGAGGCTGTAGTAAATGTAGAACCTGGCCAGTccatcagtgctgcagctgagctgactttgtttctgctgtgtgcATGGTACAGCTTAGGTGGATGATTTGGAGACATTTCTCCCAAGTGACACCTGCTGAATGTATCTGTCCTGTGAGATGAGGAGTCATTGGCTGCACTAGAGCTTGTGAGAGCCCGGCTGTGCTGGCAGGAACGTGTCCATGGCTCTGCACACAGACCCGCTCAGCCCGCTGCCTCACCTGAGCGCGGTGCGGTCGGGAGATGCGTCCCCAGGTTCTGAAAACCAGCTTCTGTTCAGACTGAGCCCGtgactgtgctgtgctgcctcccAGGAGCTCAGTGCAACCACCGAGGAGTTTGCCAAAGACTCGCCCCTTACGGCTGCCTGACTGCTCTTTGCAGCCAGAAATATAACCAAAGTTCTCAAACGCTGCCATTTCACTCTGCAAACATGGAGGCGCTGGAAGATCCCGGGTGCAAGCTGTGAGGGCTGGGCCTGCTCTGAGCATTGGCATCTTTGTGTTTACAGCGTGTCTGCGATTCAGCTGGACCTCCTGGAACGTGCTCCTGAAGCTTCTACATGAGACACGTTACATGGCCAACGAGCGGCCTCTTCCCCCAGAGGCTCAATACGCGTCAGTGTGACTGACTCTCGTTCTGTTCCTTTTCAGACTCACCCCAATAGATGGTGTCTGACAAGTCCAGCACATTACAGTatcagcagagagaaaacaagtaACATCTCCATTGTTTCAGTTCATCACTCTCAGCCATGTATAATTATAGTTTAATtcagaactttattttttcattaaaactgttttaatgaaccatgttttttttttttaaagtgaaagaaatgaataatgACTTTGTTTTATTCTGGATTCAAGAGTCTGCTGTGATTTACTGGGGTGCAAAACAGTTACGTGGGGTGGCAGCAAGACTTGGCCAGAAGCGCTGTTCCCTAAATGATCTGCAAAGTGAGGGGGGGAGGACGGGGCTGTCACAAGCAGATCTCCCCTTCATGCTCTGGCTGGGCTCTGCTGTTCCAGTCTCTCTTGTCCGGCTCCTGCTGCAAGCGAGGTGAACGGGGGGAGGAGGGATCGGCCTAAAggcaggagggctgcggggGGAGAGCCCTGACCAGAACGGCTGCACCTTCACAGCCTTTACAGCTGTGGCTGTAAAATGGCAGTTCCTCATAGGACAAATACAGGGTTGTTAAGAGGAGCAGTTTCTCTGCTCACAGGCTTTTTAAGACTGCACTGATTGATgggcagaaaacaagaagagaggaggaaggctgGAGTTTGGTGTTTGGCAGGGAAGAGCAACCTGAAACTTGGGTGTAAGGGAGATGGGTGGGCGAAGGGCTCCACCGTGTGGATGCAATTCAGCAGTGCCTGACAATTGCAAACTGCAGGGAAGCAAAAATGGAGTTTGTGCATTGACTGCCATGGCTGCAGGAGCATCGTGCGTCGTGGGGGGGAGGGCAGTTGCAGTACTTAcatggaagggaaaaacagcagTCTGAGTCGCTGGTGGGCTGAGCTGGCAGGGAAACAAACGGCTTTAAGAGTTTTTTCTGTGTAACGTTCAGCAAATGAACAGGGCGAGATGGTGCCAGTAATTTTACTTCAACAAGAGTTCTGAATTCAAGAGATGAAAATTAATTCACCTGTCCTTTGCATGAGCTGCTTTACAGTTGGACAATGATAGCTCTGATATGGTGGGGGAAGAAAGCACAGAGTGGGAAGGCAGAGGAACTGAGTTTTCCTTGCTAAGCtgtgatgaaaaagaaagcatctgcTTTCTGGATCTCAGGAACTGGATCTCAGGAACTTGTTgtaaagcagcactgctttattGTGCAAACTTCTTAGTGTCACTGGCCCTGCTAGTTACAGAAGTACGCTGAGATCTTCCCCCTTCAGGAGCAGTGTGCTGGCACTAGGCTGCGCTGCCAATGCAGAACTCCTACTTCCCAGCACTCCCACAGGGAGCATTTTGTAACACCCAGGCTACACAGAATGACTCTCACTGCTGACCACTTACTTCAGGCAAATACAAGACATGAAGAAGGCAATTCTGGTAGCTTCCCTTGTCCATTTCACCTTGCTGTGGGTACAAGTACAAGCAGCAGAATGCAACAAACGGTGCAGTTCCATTTATAAAACTTGCAACCCTCACTTTTCAGAGTTTATATTCAACACTGCCCTAAAGATGAAAACAGGGGCTGGGTCTCAGCTGAATATAATTTATTGCACATTCTACATTTGGTATCGGATACCAATCAGAACATTGGTCACGTGTGAAATGAAATCCTACACGGGGAGCTGGCCGCAAAtgaagagttttgttttaattttaagaagTGAACATTTGTTTTGGAGGGAAAAGtttcctgcagcccagctcaATCGAGTCTGGTTTTGGAAACTTAACTGTGCTGTTAAGGTTACTTGCAGCAGGGCATGTGAGACCATGACTCGAGCAGAGAGGGTGACagtcaagaagaaaaaggggtCAGGTACACGTCAGGAAATGATTTATGGTAACAGCAACAACGTGCAGCCAAGATCCTTTGTTTCCTGCCTCGCCCTGTGAGCAGTGCAGGCtgccccaggagcagagctgtgactcAGAAACAGCCTTGattattccttttctctgtaACAACCCAAAACTCCCACCAAACTTTGGCAGCATTGCCATACACAGCCAGACCACATGGCTGCCACTTCCATCCGCTGTGTCACCACAGGACTGCCCCTTCTGCTGGTAAATCACGAGCATGATTTCCATGCACGACAAATCCAAGACTTACATCACAACTGATGCTGCTTCAGAAGTGGCAGCTGAATTCAACGCTTTCAGCTCCTTACCCCATTTTGCACCTCTCCTCACTTTGGTTTAAAAAGGAGCTacactcctttttttccctagaaataAGAGGAATTGCTGTCCTTctccctgctttgctttcctgaacACCTTGACAAGAAAATGGATTAGTAAGGTAACGTTACCCAGTGTCCTTGTCTGGTACAGCAGTGTTTGAAACGAGCAGCTGAATGGATTCATATGGAAGAGGTCTGTGTCgttacaaaaagcaaagaactttGTTCCAAACATACTTGTTCTTAACAAGTGCATTTCAAATACAGAATTAGGATGGAAAACAAATCTCTGCCCTCTTTCCAACAAAAGGATTTACACAGAAAACTTCCAGGAGGTGGCCTTAACATAAAGAACTTTCACTCAGGAGTAGAAAAAGGCATGTTACCTACCCCAGTGAGTACATGGAGAAGTAAGAACTAGTCTTCTTTCTTGCTGAGTGCAGAAGATTGTGTGAGACTGCACGAATGGACTGGGCCAAATTGCTGCAGGAAGGATCTGGCTGCATGACGGGTGGTGCTCAGAACCTGCTCACACAACCTCAGCAGAAAGTACTGCACGTTCAGAGTCACGCTGCTTTATTGATTACTGAGCCACAATTGAGAAGTATTGCTTTGGAGCCACCTCGGGAAGTGGGTTCTCTCATTTTTGATCCTAACGTAACTGGTAGGCCACCACCTGCTATatagataataaaaataaaaacgtCTCTGTTCAAGCTTGTAGCATCTGGGGGAAGGTTTTGCTGTCTCCATTGACCCAGGTACAGTAACAGACGCGCAGACTCCCATCAGATTAGCCATCTGCATCGATTCTGTGAGCTGTTGAATGAGAACAGTAAATGGATACATGCCACTTCCATCATCCTTGCTTGAACTTAACCACCGCACCAGAAACGGACAGAACGGTAGTTCTCGTTACTTACATTGCTTTGGTATCCTAAGGGCCTCATTGTCAGCTGACATCACTTGGTGCAGAACTCCCCGGAACTGATAAAGCACTTTCAAACTCTTCTCCTCACCCACACAAGGGTCATAGAAACCTGGCAACCCAGCCTTTAAACAGAGAAGGACAGACTGGGAAACAGCACACAGACTTTCACTCTTCAATGGCTCTTAAATACCATTAGCACCAGAATAAGGTGtcagaaaaaaacccataaaGCTAAGAAATTAATTTCCCCAGTGTCAAGaatgcagaaaacactgaaccCAGGAAGTTTCTGGCATACAGCCCCAAAACCTGCAACAAACACTGTCCTATGCCATAAACACTGAGGTACTGCTTCTTTGAGACTGGAAATGCCCAGAGAAAAAGTTCCTAGAGTTTTGTGACACTTGTAAGGAAAGTGGCTTCTGTGAATTGACCTGGCACACTGAAGAAATACCCTGCGAGGAGAGCATGCAGTTCATTCAGAATTCTGAGTCACACACTTGAGTGTCTCAGTATGTGCTCTGACATAAGCTACATACCTTGGATGCCTCTGTAAGGATGAGCTTAGAGTCCTTCACTAAGCACTGCAAGGGCACGGTCACATCTATTACTTTCACCTTCTCATTCTTCCTGCTGTTGTCGTTAACGAACTTCCCATACCAGGCATTCACTACAATCAGACCTGCATTTCACAGGAAATCACAAATGCAATGAGCTGTTTCCCACCAACAGCTGGGCAGACAATGATGAAAAGACCAtcccagcatcttctcctgttTTCAGTGATACTCGAATCCACCTTGACTCAACATACACTTTTCAAGACAGAGGAACATTTATACCGGGGTGTTTGTTAGCAGTATTTCAGCCCCAAGACAGAATGACTTGCCTTCAACATCACACTGATGTGACAGGCCAAGTGAATGCCATTCAATCCATTCCAGAAGATTCTCATGGCAGTTGCTCACAAACCTCAATGCTCAGATTTCCATTATAATCTAAGAGCAAACTGTAGATCAGAGATCAGCAGAACGCAGACTTCAAATTTCTCCACATGATTATATACACACTTCCCTTTTGTGTGGAGAAGCCAGACTATTGTCTACATCCTGTTGATCATCTTGCAGCCTTTCCTAAGACAATATTTGGTGTGTCCCTAAGTGCAGACACCAGATGAAGCACAATGGCATTTTCCCAGTATATGCACAGCAGCAATTATGCCATGCTTCATTAAGGGCAGAAATGAAGCaactgcattttgcatttctccCCTTCAGCCACCCAGCCTTTTTATTGCTCCTTCCACTCTCCACATTTATGGAACAAATAAATGGTGTTATGATCTTTACCCATTCTGGCTTCCTCTGCTTCAATTATCCTCCGGACAGACTCTTGCATCAACCTAACCTGTTATAACACAGGGgagagtaaaaaaataaaactaaaaatcaaGCAGTGTCAGACACTGAGTCCAAAAGAGATAAGCCAAGTAAACCAGCTTCACTTAACTAAAAGGGATTAGCTACGAGAAAGACTTACTGCAGCTTCtgcctcctgcttcttctgaagGATGTCACTGGCAGTGCTCTCCCTTTGCTTCTCCAGCTCTCTGGCATAAAGAAGTCAGAATCACGTCAGGTCTACACAATGAATGGGATTCAGCCACAAAGTGGCAAGTATTTACTAATTCACCCCAAATACAGCTGGCCCACAATATCACTCTAATGAGCTGGGCTCCAAGGCTTTTCCCCACCTTCCAGGGGACTTCTGTAGCCTTCCAGAACTCAGTAGAACtgacagtgcagcacagcactgtgcctcAGCTGGATATCCCAGCCTTTGAATCAGACTCCCAGAAGCACTCAGTCAGGACCTCCCAGCTCTGTATTACAAACAGCCTTGACAGCTCACCTCTCCTTCTGTGCCCTGAGGTAGGGTTTGATGATTAGCCTGTGCATGGCAAAGTAGATAACTAGGGGTCCAACTGTGGCATAGAATACAGCGCTGGGAAGCAGCTGATCTGTTAGGTGGACAGGGAAGAAGTAGGTCTGACTAGCCCTGTTCAACCTGAAATAGGTAAAAACACAATGTCAGGTCAGAAGCAATGCAGAGTTAAGAGTGCTTGATTAAATACACAAGAGGGGTAGAGATGAATAAACCTCTCAAACGTGAGGAGTAAAACTACAAACTTCGGAGGAATGTTAATTTTTGAAAAGTCTTCTTGGTACCAACATCTTCACAGCTCTGCATCTTCACGCGCCCTCTGCTGGCAACAACTCAGAAGTGCACTACAGTGAAACGAACCCTTCAAAGTTCCGCATCTCTCTGAACTGCCATAGTAACAAAGTATCATCGATGATGCTCGTTAATGGTGATCCACTACTCCAAgcacacatgtatgtgcatcGCTGCACAAATGGAATGCAATTCAATACGTTTCTAATTCGTTTTTAATTCCTCCACCCCCTTACCAATAATGGCCCCAAACTCAAAGCTGTACTTTCAGAATATTTTGATGCAGGCACACAATAGTCCTGTAAGGGGTGGCTCAGGCTCAGGATAAGATGCACAGAAGGCACATTCTGCTTCAGATAGGCACAATTTGCATCACAGTCGAGGGCAGCTGCAAGCCCTTACGCTGATGTATCAACATACCTGCATTGCTCTAAGATAGGGACCCCCCCACCTGAATTTTTGAAATACAATAATGTAAGTTATCATCTTCAACTGACTTGATTTTCAAAGACACTCCTTGGGGAACACCAACACTGACGGTGGCTCCTAGAATACTGTGTCTGGAAATCTTCCTCTCCGCTCCGTACTCTACTATGGTCCCAAAGAACCCAGCCCTAGAATGAGAGAACAAATACTGCTAAGACTTGGAAGACTTAAATTTGTCTTCACTAAATTCTCTTTAGTGTAATTACCCAACAAGTAAGACATACAATAAATACATCTGTGTGGGGCAGATGCTGGCTGTCAGAAGATTCACAGCGCACCTCCAAGGTGAGATCAGCCCTATTAGTCAGTAAAAAAGTTAACAGACTACAAAAAGTTCTGCCTTTCTTACCGGTGATGACACAGAGGCAACAAGTGCGTATTTTACATCTCACTTAGCTAGAGAGACACACAAAGCTAAGCCTCCGAGACACTCACTTCAGTCATTAACAGATTTAATTAAAGCAGATTCCTAAAGAGTACAGAAGCACTCAGTTTGTGTGGAACCTGGAGACCTCCAACAGCAGGAGACAACAGATTCTGAGCAATATGAATTTCCTTTTGCACACTTACTTGAGAGAACCTTTTATCCGTGTCTGATCCTCATCCTGGAACTTATGCTGATAACTGACCATCATGAAAGAATGGGGGATTCCCAGCTGAAATACAAGAGTTACACATTTATGAAGAAGTACCCTCGGACATCATTGAATGTTCCCCAAAATctgctttcttaaaataacattttaagtgtcacagaaaacagcaacacCTGCCACTTCTCACCACAGCCCACAACCTCTCCAGTCTACACTGCACATCCCAACCCTGATCTGGGCTAACACACATGAAAAGTCACGATGTTGGGCACAAAGTGTTGTGCTCTTTCAAATACAGCTGGGTATCTATGGCAGACAGTCACAAGAGAGAACCCAGCTGCTCCTTTACCCTCTATTCTCAAGCCAAATTACAGCTGGAATGGAAAGGCTGAGACCCCTCCCACTCAGAACGGCAGCACCCTTCTCTGCATACAGCAACAGGACTCACCTGCAACGCCACAGTGAAATGGCTGGTTTTTGTGTCCCGAACAATGCTTGTATTCATGGCTGACTGGATGCCCCACCGCCACTGTAAGTACCCCATCGTGTTCTTATCCAGGTTGCGGGCAAGAACCGTGGTGAGACCTGGGCGGACCCCACGGGATGAAAACTGCAGAGCACAGTTTGTAGTGATGAAACTAGAGGAAATAAGTGAAGCCTCATCAGGATGCAGAACAGACTCCCCTTAATCTAGTAGTATTAAAATAGAAGACACTAACAAACAGAACATATGCATTTTGATTAGCACTAAAACATTACGTAAAGTCTTAAAAAAGATACCTTtggcagaacagaaaacaaatctagaattaacatgaaaatgaatttaagatGAATTTAACATGATTCCACACTGAGGAACCAAACattaagttgttgtttttttaactactTACCATCTTTGTGTAAGATTACGGAATATCTTCAGACCAAAGAGAGGTCCCTGAAGATCTCCTGCTCCAAACTCCAACTGTTAAAATGCACAGTGACAAGCAGTTAGAACACAGGCTGTGTCAGGAGACAAAGAACTTCACAAGCACTGTTTATGTCAGATATTTTAAACACTTCTGAGTTAAGTTCACCACTTGTTTTAGTATCCTCTCTTTTCTACTAATCTTACACTCAGAATAGCAGGTATTTCTCTGAGTAAGGTTGTCACGGGTAGAGGAAAGGCACTTTCATAGCCCTACAGGCAACTAGCACGTGctctgaaaacacagagcacCCTACCTTCTGAAATGGAAGCACACAGAGgtgaaaaaaaagctgaagttaGAGAAAATGAAGTCTAGATAACTAAACCAAGCAGCCTGTAACAAATTGGGTATAAAACCTAACATCCAGCATTCTTACCTCTCCCCATCCCTTGGCAGATGTCACTCGTCTAAGAGCAAGATTAATTGATCCACCTCCATTCCCATTTTGGGTAGAGAGGTTACCAGACAGTATTGCTGTGTCTGTGGAAGTCAGCGGTGcctgagaaaaatgaatatacTGTAACTAATACAATCTTGATTCACATGTCATGTCTATTCTACAAGGACACAGACAAAACTGTAGATGACCACAGAGACTGCAAGCACAGAGAGATAAGAATCAGTACAGTTGCATTTTTGTTGTCCACTTAACCCAGGTGTTTGAACCAGACACATTTGTTCTAAGTTTTGTagtgaaaatacagcaaaatgtaAGACAAActttacagcagcagctgcttgtgACAGCTTTAATGAGCCCCAAAGTCCTGATCTTGAGCTGTAGTTTCTTCTGATCTCACTAGCAGACTCAATTTCTCTGACTGCTTGGAAACATTTGCCCTCTGTTCCTTAACTGTGTCCTCACAATTGGATGATGTGTTTTCATATATGAAATTCCTGCATTCACAGAGAACTAGATATCCACCTGTAATCACAATTCAGCCTCTCTACTAGCAGGGAGGACTGCAGTGTACACAGAAGCCACCAAATTCTGTGCCTGTGCTCATACAAATGCATGCCACTTATTCAACACACAGTCCTGCTGGAACTGagcctcctcctcccacccacACTGGTTGATAGCATCCTCCTGTAAAGAAAGATGAGACCTCTGAGCAGCGTTCCACGTCCTGCTGGCTTGCACTGTAGTGCCTCATGTTCTCAGACCCTGACCGAGCCAGCTGTGGTGCTGGCCCTCCTTACCTCAATGGACTGGGATatgtgcattttatttatttcaatctgGGGAAAGCTGCTCCCTTGCACGTCTTCATATTCTTCATCATAACGGTCAAAGAGGTCAGTGGCATCTATTCCAACGCTAATCGTTCCCTAAGGATGAAGTGaagacaaatgtttttaaacagaggTTCTCAAACTAAGCAGTGAGCATGTTGAATTTGAATGAAGTCCTGCTATTTCCTTTTTATCCATCTACGAATTGTAAAACACTCCTCTCAGTGAAAATGGAGGAGTCAAAAGGAAAACACCTGAATCTATGCATGGAAATCTACAAATCCAACTCAGATGAAAGCAGCACCTCAGCTGTTCCCATCCCTGTCCTCCACAGCAGGATTTCTGTTCAGTTGCCTTTTGCTGAAGGGAGCAGTGGACTCCACGAGGTATTTTCCCTCCTGCCAAGCAGGTGAAGTCACCTTCAGAGACCTATAGGACCTGGCAAGGAAATTGGCTCGTGCACAagcacaggaaaagcagcagatggCAATGTTAAAAATACTCCCAGAGAACGACAGCACCCCCTATGGCACCGGATCATAGAGGGGagtgctgctcctcacagctTCCCATCAGCCACCTGCTCAGAccattgaaaaggaaaaaaaaaccttctcaAAGCgagagcagcagggagaagctgcAAAGCTCTGCTCAGAAATTGGCTGCACACACTGAGCGAGCAACATGCTGAGCAGTGCACCAccacacagcagggcaggaggtcGGTGCTGCACTTCAGGACCATTAGAAGAGTTATATGGCAACACCTTTAAAATTACCTCCATCTGACATTCCTGTAAACACAAAACAGTTGTTAGTGATGAAATGAAGAGACGTGTCAGAATGTATCggctcatctttttttctggaagatgATCCTTCTGGAAGTGACATTTCTTAGGTGTTGAccttctgcagcaggaaaataatGGGATCTAATTGCTCCAAAGAGGAAGCAGTTCTCACATCAAGTAATGAACTTTCCAACCCTTCTGCgtgtctttgaaaacaaaaacaaaactctaaAAGCAAATAATAGGCTCAATTTGAAACCTGCCAAATTGCCTACATCTGGTTATTGCTCAACATTTCTGGTTGAAGTGCTTTACTTTGCTGAAACCATTTTGTAGAACTGACAAAATGtttgagattttaaaataactcGTGTTCATGTATGAAGTGATCACAGCTGTGCTACCCAATTCCACAGGAACATCGCCTGGGGAGTCATTTCTATAGGCTACCAATCAGCGGTTGCTGTAAACACCCAGATGGCTAATTTGATCACAGGACACAGAGACCAAGGCTTACAACACAGTTCTCAGACTAAGGAGAAActaaacagaaaaggaaaaaaggaaaaaacattgttCAAAGATTGAGCTGCTCTCCCGACATTTTCCAGATAAGCTGCACATTCAAAAAGTAGCTCATTAACCGTGAATACTTAAGGgattatttttacttcattgAGACTCATCACCCTTACGTTCCTAAACATTTAAGGACTCAGTGTTGAGACTGGCATGAAGTCTTTGCTTACCTTTGGGTTGGTTCGCTGCTGCAGtctcctctcttccctctctctctgcAAGCGCTCAAACTCCTCTCTGATTTCAGCAGGAGTTCTCCTCCTTTCCACAACCTGttcaaaaagaaattgaaatacTGAGGCATCAATGTATCTCAATATAACAAGAATGTCAGACAAACTTGGATTTACCAATCCCACTGGCCATAAGGTACGGAGTTTCTCTCACCTCCCATCCTTCCATCTCCAGTCCTCTCCTCCCATATATGTCATAGATGGCCCTGGTCTGTGGATCACTAAGCACTGCAAattaaatcaaaacagaatgaTGACTTGATCTTCTTACGTCTCGGGCAACACAACAGTGTTACTTGGAATTCAGGCAGATTCTGGAAACTCATTCTACAGAGAAGTCAGAGAGGTAGTGACAAGATTATTTACAGTACATAGGAGATAAGAGCAGGACTCCACATCTTCAGTGCAGAACTTAAAACGCATTGCTCCTCTGATTTATGggacaggaaaaggaaacaaagcactgcTAAGCATCAGCaatattataataaaataatgtgaCGATATTTCTTTACGCTTTAAAGAAAGTTCTGGTAAACTTAAAGACTTCTGCTGACCTTCATAAGCTTGGTGAACAAGGTTAAACAGCCGCTCAGCCTGGGATTTCAGTTCTGGGTCTCGGTGCTTGTCTGGGTGGTACAGCATACACAGACGGCGGTAGGCAGCTTTTAACTCTTCCTGAGAGGCCtatgaaaagcaatgaaaatgaattaaaacccaaataagggaaatgaaaaggataaaaaggaCCATTTTCAAGATTAGCCTTAAAAGAGAAATCTAACAGCTATTACATTCCATTCCTTACACAAGCTCAAGAGCGGACTTTGTTCCATAGTAGGACACAGTTCTCATATAAGTCAACACAGATCTGTATTTCCCAAGTTATTTATAAGGTGTGCAACGCTCGAATGAAACTGGAAGCACCGCAATAATTGTGGGGCAGCAAAGTCTTTGGCCACAGCAAATGAGATAACAATTGCAATGGGTTTCTCTGCATCTGTGCCACTGAATGTTACTTTTCCAAACTGATACAGCAGAACTGGACCTGCTGAATTTGCTGGCCCCTGGACAGTAATGCAGCTACAGACCGGCTGCCTCCTTTTTACTGCTGTGTGCTTTCTTGGGCATCGAATTTAAAGTAGATTGAGAAGACAGAGCTCTAAAATGACGTTCCTTAatcaaatgaatgaaaaatggtTTAACGTGCTATTGATTACATTACAGAGATGGGCAGTTTCGTTTTTTATAAATGCCACGTTCAATGCAATGTTAGATCGGACCTTTCATCATCTCCGAATAGATTGGGTCGCTGACTCAATATTTCATGAGAGAGAACTCTTAGGAGCCACTAAACAAACACTGACATCATTTCAAATTGCAATGAGATACTGTTATAACGCATAAGTCAGTAGCAACCATAGGCAAGTACTATtatgcagagcccagctgctcCACCACATAGCACTGGCTCTCACTGCACACTGCTGCtatgcaggacagcagcacagaattCAATTAGCAAAGGGGTAATTAACGAGGCGATTACCCTCCCCTGGGATTCCTCCCATCGCTCCCTTTCCCTCGGTTCCCTGCTGTGTCCGTTCGGGCGGTTCAGCACAACGAAGGACCCGAGGAATCCCCCCGTCGCACCCCGGGTTCCCCTCAGATCCGCCCCCACCCCGACCCCCGACGAGGCCTCGTTCCGTCCGCCCCGCGAGGCTGAGGTCGGGCACAGGCGCTCGGGCCGCGCTGCCCGCCGGGGTGGC includes:
- the DNAJC11 gene encoding dnaJ homolog subfamily C member 11; this encodes MAAALGEELPDNEDYYALLNVRREASQEELKAAYRRLCMLYHPDKHRDPELKSQAERLFNLVHQAYEVLSDPQTRAIYDIYGRRGLEMEGWEVVERRRTPAEIREEFERLQREREERRLQQRTNPKGTISVGIDATDLFDRYDEEYEDVQGSSFPQIEINKMHISQSIEAPLTSTDTAILSGNLSTQNGNGGGSINLALRRVTSAKGWGELEFGAGDLQGPLFGLKIFRNLTQRCFITTNCALQFSSRGVRPGLTTVLARNLDKNTMGYLQWRWGIQSAMNTSIVRDTKTSHFTVALQLGIPHSFMMVSYQHKFQDEDQTRIKGSLKAGFFGTIVEYGAERKISRHSILGATVSVGVPQGVSLKIKLNRASQTYFFPVHLTDQLLPSAVFYATVGPLVIYFAMHRLIIKPYLRAQKERELEKQRESTASDILQKKQEAEAAVRLMQESVRRIIEAEEARMGLIVVNAWYGKFVNDNSRKNEKVKVIDVTVPLQCLVKDSKLILTEASKAGLPGFYDPCVGEEKSLKVLYQFRGVLHQVMSADNEALRIPKQSHRIDADG